The Anastrepha ludens isolate Willacy chromosome 2, idAnaLude1.1, whole genome shotgun sequence DNA window tTCACAATACTGatatcaaataattattttcgagCGATTCTGATCATCAGTAGAGTGTAAAAACActtaaatttaatcaaatgaTTGCAATGAtgactgaaaagaaaaaaaattataactaacttttttatattatgtgTTCgtactttttgaaaatcgacgaTTTTCTTAAGTTTGGGCTCAAGTCGGAACCTCTAAATCAACTCAGATTGGCTTggaatttaatatttggtagttTTTTAGGTGTTTGTACATTTGTAGAGGTTGTCCCGAaagatatgaataattttaataataatggcCGCCCTAATAAGGCAGTAAGCATCATATGCCTTCAAGTTTTTGCTGCTGACATTGGCCTAGTGGctgaatataatttataaaacgTCTCATTAAACAATCGCCTTAGCTATATTGCTAGCAAATCTTACAAAATTCATCTGGCTTTTTAAGGCGGAATTGTGCAAAATCTGGGTCCAATCAAACTGGTTTATATTTCAAAcgaagtatatatttattatatataataaatgagCGTGCAGGAGGCACTTTAAATTCTCTTTGGGATCAAGTAACTGagcactttttaatattttgcgccCGATATTGGaaatatagtaaaataataatgaaaaatctttctttgtttttgaaaatattcgtcTTGGAAAGTCAgtacacttctgcattcgcttgaacctaTTTTCcgagcacttttgccactctcaAATGGATACTTCCAAAGCGAGCTGCTTGAAGGTATCAACAGCATTTTAAGATAATGAAAAAGCTTACCTCGAATTATCTTTTTGATGCTCGGGTACAAAAAGAATTCATAAGGCGCCAAATCTGCATATTTTGAGTGCTCAGAAACTCTCTTTGTAAGCCGACACGTGGGAGCTCATATTGTCTTAGTAAACAATTATTCGTCTTCGGGATTTGGTTTTTCTTGATTCTCTGAAACCTCATGGCAAACCAGTGGTTATGTACCACTAAACATTTACTGATTTCAGTTTCCTGAGTGATACAGTTGCAACATAGtgaaattttctttaagaatCGGCGACCATTTGATTAGAGATGCTTCTTCCGAGATCAAATTTTATGGGAGTAAGCTCAACTTGGAAAACCTGTCGCctgctgttttatttttagctCATTTGCATAGCCCCAAGATCCTAAATTCCACCATCTGTTGCGATATCATAGATGTGTTTTGAACCAACGCGGCATaacttcttcaacatttctgtACACCAGTCGACATGAGTCCTTTTTTGTCCAATTATCAATTGTTTTGGAgtatccaacgagaacaaatcttcttgtcgaccaaatgttcatgcataattgaatatatgtatgctggtcccactgtTGCCTAAGTATGTCTCTATATCAGGATATCCCAATTATTTCTGGCAACCGTTTTTGGACGGCCTTCACGAAATTTATTCTGCGTGGATCGAATTCCACGCTAGTACTCGTTGTACAAGCAtttcacagtggctaagtgtggtgcccaagtaagttgatcaatgcactaCTGCCTCGCTAATTCACGTGGAAGatcgtaataaatcataacGCGAGTTAATTCCATATTTGGACgatattaatttttcaacacacTGAAAATGAACCaattttgtaagtgaaaaagttataaaaggtttttgcaaaaatataccaaattttttgataaaaatatcgaagtaCAGCTCATCACAGGCTCAAAATATCAAAGACAACTCTCGTGAAATACTTCGTAACATGTGCTTTATATGGAGGAAAATTTGTAATATTGGAtgcaaaaaatggtaaaaaatcaaCGCGTTTTATtggaaacttcaaatttgcacttcGTTGAAAAAATTgagtgggctataaaactgtatacttAGAAGTTTGTTGTATGCAgttgatttttttacaaagcCTAGTAGTTTGGTTTATAAGGGTTTTGTtataagggtggttaaattttaagggccgatgttgaatgtgaaccacacccaaACGCCAAGCTTTTCCGcatttaatttgacattttgcaatttcagattgattcaatttgaaccatagaaaaatgcataatcgagcaacgcgttaaagttattcaggcttattatgaaaacgcacATTCAAATCAAAAAGCATAGCGCGAACTTCATGATTTTTCCGGTCAATTTAATCATCCAAATGTgggtacaatcggaaaaattgtgcaaaagtttgagcaaaccgggtctgtaggagatgtgaaaacaccagtgcatgctcttacagctcgtactgcagaaaatattgctgctgttcgcgatagtgtggttgaagagcacCTTTCACGCTCTTCGTTGATGAACagtatgcataaagacttgcatttacacgcttacaaggtgcaattgactcaagaactaaagccttttgaccatttcaagcgtcgtcaatggtcagaatggtggcaggaaatggcaacagtgaatgaccaattttcgaagaaaatcatcttcagtgatgaggcacattttcacctcagtggattcttCAATAAGCggattgccgcatttgggcgaatgataatccaaaagtgattgccgaaaaaccaatgcacccacaaagaatgactgtttggtgcgatttatgggccggcgacatcattgggccgtattttttccaaaatgaagccggtcaggcagttactgtgaatatcgttcgctatcgtgagatgacctttatgacccgaattgaaagatatcgatgtggacgatatgtggtttcaacaggacggtgccacttgtcacacagctaacgaaacaatggctcttttgcgcgaaaaatttgatggccgaataatgtCAAGTcccggcgatgtcaattgaccgctaagatcatgtgatttgacaccgttggacttctttctttggggttatttgaaagaaaaggtgtacaccatcgataagccagcaacaattcaagagctaaaggatgagatatttcggtacattaacggcatagaacctcaattatgcctcagcgtcatcgaaaatttgcaccatcggatggaggtgtgccgccggggccgcggcgaccatttggccgatattttgttgcatacgtaattgagccataccaatattatcataaacaaaataaatgacaataatttcctaaaagaattgtattttattcaaaattaacaccggcccttgagacttaaccaccctttgcaatgaacaaaattttgtatcacGTAAAATCATGTAGTACAAACTAAATCGTATCATGAATACAGCATCTAATGGACTTAGATTTCGTAAAACTATTCCGCTTGAAGTTTGCTAAGAAAATCCTCGACTATGAGCCAAATCGGAGCATAAAAGTGATGTTTCCGGGTATAGACTAAGTCCGACCTTAAATACTATTTCTATAAGTATCATGTATCGACCCAGGCCTATTTGATGGTCCtagttttctcaaaaataaccatttttaagttattaagaTGACCCAATTCGAAATATAAAGTCGATGTAAATTCCTAATATCTCAATCACAGCTCCAAACtacattttcttttatgtacatatgaattttTATGCTACAAACGGGATTATTTGCTACAAACGTATATTTTTAAGTAgttaatacatacaaaataataccatacaaatattaattaaatcagATTATAGGTATATACGATTTTCAGAAATAACTCGATCTCAGCGCGATCTGGAGGGTTCACACAAGCACTTAAACCCTCTCAGCCGGGCCCACagcaaataagcaaaatttcaccACAAACGGATGAATGATTTTTGAGTCTATAAATTACAACCCAGCAAACAAACTTgcgcatttacatatgtaagagtatgtacatattttctaacaAATATCCAGCGGGTGCTGGCTCTGCCGTTAAGGCAAAGTAACAGAGATCAAACATTTTCAGCTGTGCTTTGCCAGCGTATAGTCGCTTAGTGGAGTGTTGCGCACAGCGAATATACACACAaggagcaattaaaaaaattttgtttgtgctatcaaaattttaatagtaatgTGAATCAaagttttatagcaaaaaacGGCATTGCAATCTGTCGAGCTATTTTGGATTTGTGGCAGTTTGAAAGttaatttcatgattttttaacaaatttgggCTTACATACACGCTTTCCTTGTAAGTGTATGCAATTTATGTCTTTctagcaaatataatattagatCCATAATACCAAAAGCCGTTTGAAAAATCCGAAAATTCTTTGTATAGCTATTAGcggacatatttacatatttgggaTTTTATTCCGTAAGAAGTAGAGAGAAGATAAGTTGCACGCTTATGTAGAAAGCCATTTCATATATACACatgatatctacatatatatatatacagtagaaTTCCAATTATCCGGATCAATTGGGACCAGACTCGATCCGGATAATCGGAAATCCGGATAATCGGATTTGACCAAAAAAGCTATATATATAGGGAAATAAAGCATTAATAAGaacattaaaatcactttaCTTATTAAGCAATGAAGCAAGTAAGATTAAATATGtaactttattgaaaaaataattttattttaacatttttgtcaaTGTAAGTGTATTAATGAACAAACTCGCTTTACTTAATCATAACTTAATAGAATAAAAGAACTTACTCactttacttcatttaactttagatattaaagaaaataattttatttaaacatttctgtcAATGTACGCTGTTTTAATGAAGAAACTCGCTTTTTAGCAGCTAGATCTTTCAAGCGCTTGACGACAAGAAGGTCTACATGGTCGCATTCAGATTGTCGTTCCATCCAATTTAAGGCAGTCTCAAAACAAGCAAACGCCTCACTTGCAGAAGGTCCAGCTTCTAATTCAAATGTAGAATCATTGTCACCTTCTGTGTCCACTGGGTATGATTCTTCTTTTGTACTCTGAATAATTTCATCGTCACTCAATAATTGGAACCCAGGATCTATTGAATCAGAATGTAACCAATCTTCGATATCCTCTACATTGCACTCGGAACAGCCTGGAACTTTTGTAATCATATTCTGCAGGTTTTCCGTAGACATTGAATCAGTATCTTTATCACTTTCCTCGTTGTTCTTCAATTctgcattttctttttcttcctgtATTTGCTGTTGTGAtgaaattccatttattttattccaagccCTCTTCAAAGTTATCGCCTTTACGGAAGTCCATGCATCAGCTACCATGTAGCAGCAATCTTTTATGTTAATGTTTTTATGATATATTAGAGTACCTTCTTCATTTTCATCGGCTAACAGTAGCTTACGAAGCAGTTGTTTTTTGTAAAGCCGTTTCATGCATTCAATGATGCCTTGATCCATAGGTTGCAGCAAACTGGTCACATTAGGTGGCAGAAAAAGAGCTTTGAAACGACCATTTTCTCTCTCAAGTAAACTTTCTGAAGGATGAGTAGGTGCATTGTCCAGCAAAAGCAATACATTcccctttttatttattttcctttgatACTTTTTAACATCTGGAATAAAAACGTCATCAAACCATTCCGTAAACAATGCAGAAGTCATCCAtgctttattttggtttttataaacaACTGGAAGCTTTTTAACGTTTTTAAAAGCTCTTGGGTTTTTGGATTTGCCAATTAAGAGTAATGGAAGCCGATGATTGCCTGTTGAATTGGCACAAGTAAGAACTGTCACGCGATCTTTGCTAACTTCGTGACCAGGAGCACTTGTTTCTCTCTTTGAAGCTAAAGTTTTACGAGGTAGTGCCTTCCAATTGAGGCCTGTTTCATCcgcattaaaaacaaattcaggatcgtaattttcaattttcgttttaaattCCTCAATAAACTTTTCTGCTGCAGTATTATAGGCAGAAAGCTTTTCTCCACACAAATCGAGCTCTCGAATGCCGTGCCGAGCCTTAAAATTACGCAGCCAACCGTCACTCGCTTTAAATTCGGACAAATTATCCATCTTCTCAgcaaaaatttttgctttttcacaaAGAATAGGTCCAGAAAGAGGATTTCCAATTGAACGCTGCTGTAAAAACCATTTAAACATTGCCTGTTCAAGTTCTTTATTTTCAgcagttttcatattttttctagaTGGACTTCCATCCTCAAATTGCAAAttagaagcaaattttaaaattgcagaactgtttttctttaaatccgAAATAGTCGATGTTCCTACATTATAAGTTTCagccaaaaatttattagacaCTCCTTTGTTTAATTGttcaattattttcactttatcTGTGATTGAAAGCACAACACGTTTTCTTTTAGAAGACATTTTACGCAAAAACTGTACGCGAAACACTAAAACAAATCACttagacataaaaaatatataaagattgGAAAACGCGACGAAAATTTAACCGCTGTTTGCATACAAGTTTGTACACGCCGAAGAACGCGGTATCCGCATGCGTCTCGGTCAAGTGAAATCTACAGAGGAGGGGATAACGTTCTTAAACTCGACGAAAAACGCACTTGCAAATGCTATAGTTTCTACACATTCTACACATTCAAAATttagataatataaaaaatattaataataaattatagtcTAGAAATTCAAGTTTACTTTTCATcaatattatgtatttattattaaatgaaaaaatatttttagaaatatgtaatttattttataacattgGTGCAAgtgacaattaaaatttatctcCGAAgcccttttgttttttggtaaattacttaatttattaaaaatattacaatcacaaaattaaaactacataataatttaactttaaaaaatgttaaaacataaaaaaattataaaaaaattttttttttttttgacgaaaaaaaatCCGGATAATCGAATGTCCGGATAATTGGAATCCGGATAATCGGAATTCTACtgtataaggttgtcaaaaaagtcttgcggtatttccgcaagcttgtctttgcaagcgcgtagttctagttgtattcgtcgcatcggttcacgctagagctttttggaaagctcttttcacgtgctaacacgtgtttgattaattgttgtttgcttttagtcgttcatgagttatagcgtcgcaaacatggagcaaaataaagagaaaatacggcatattttacagtactactacgataaaggcaaaaatacatctcatgctgccaataaaatttgtgcagtttatggacccgatacagtttccatttccaccgcacaatgatggtttcaacgttttcgttctggtgcagaggtgatcgaagatgcgccacggtccggaaggcctgtcgtcgaaaattgcgataaaatcgctgaattgatcgaaagagaccggcatagtagcagccgtagcatcggccaagagctgggcatgagtcatcaaaccgttataaaccatttgaagaagcttggattcaaaaagaagctcgatgtatgggtgccacacgacttgacgcaaaaaaacatttttgcccgtatggatgcatgcgaatcgcttctgaatcgcaacaaaatcgacccatttttgaagcggatggtgactggcgatgaaaagtgggtcacttacgacaacgtgaagtgCAAACGGTCGTGGCCAAgtctggattgacggccaggaaggttcttctgtgtgtttggtgggattgggagGGAATCATCCAcaatgagctgctcccctatggccaaacgctcaattcggacctgtactgccaacaactggaccgcgtGAATGCAGCACtaatgcagaagaggccatcttttatcaacagaggccgaattgtcttccatcaggacaacgccaggccacacacatctttggtgacgcgccagatgCTCCGGGagcttcttttgcatccaccgtatagtccggatctcgcaccaagtgtttaccacctatttctgtcc harbors:
- the LOC128868678 gene encoding jerky protein homolog-like, with product MVADAWTSVKAITLKRAWNKINGISSQQQIQEEKENAELKNNEESDKDTDSMSTENLQNMITKVPGCSECNVEDIEDWLHSDSIDPGFQLLSDDEIIQSTKEESYPVDTEGDNDSTFELEAGPSASEAFACFETALNWMERQSECDHVDLLVVKRLKDLAAKKRVSSLKQRTLTEMFK